The Anaerobranca gottschalkii DSM 13577 DNA window CATATTGTGAGAATAATATACACAATGATTATCCAGAATTTAATATATGTCCTATGTGTAAAGCCCATGTAAATCTTGAAAAAAAAGGATTTTACAAACGTTATGCTATTACTTTACATAATATATATCAAATTAAAATTAGAAGATATTATTGCCCTTGCTGTAAGAAAACTCTATCTATTTTACCTTCTTTTCTTTTGCCACGTTATCAGTATTCACTTGAGGTTATTATGGAGTGTTTAGAAATTCTTATCCTTAACAAAAAACAACATGTACCTTTTTATCGGCAGTTAATGTTTTTTTACAAAAAGAGATTTTTGAAGAATTTGCCTAAATATATTGCTTTTTTCCGAGATTTTAAGAAGGAAGAGGTCTTTAGCAGTAATAAAAAAGAAAAGGCCATAAAATTGTTTAAAATGATCTCTTCCTTCCCCAAGGAAAACTTCGCAAAAAAGTTTTACGATCACTTTCAAACAAATTTTATGGCAATTTAATTTTACTATAAAAATTGAAAAAAAGAAAGGTTTTTTAAAAAAACAGCTTATTTGCTTTGTCATGGGAAAGAAAGTCATATAAAATTGTATTTACAGAGGTTAACCGGTTAATCTCCTTAAATATTCAATTTTAAGGAGGCATTTCAATGACTGAAAATGACAGAGAACAAATAGCTTTATTTCGTTATGGGCTAATTGCACCTATTTTAAATGGACAAGTAGAAAAACAGAAAGATTATTTAGCTAAAATTTCTGCCATTACTCATCAAGTTCCTTATTATGGTATCAAGGAATTTACACCAAAGACTATAGAAATGTGGTTACGGGCTTATCGTAGGGAAGGTTTCAATGGTTTAAAAC harbors:
- a CDS encoding DUF6431 domain-containing protein yields the protein MQYIHDFKISIKTYCENNIHNDYPEFNICPMCKAHVNLEKKGFYKRYAITLHNIYQIKIRRYYCPCCKKTLSILPSFLLPRYQYSLEVIMECLEILILNKKQHVPFYRQLMFFYKKRFLKNLPKYIAFFRDFKKEEVFSSNKKEKAIKLFKMISSFPKENFAKKFYDHFQTNFMAI